The DNA segment TAAGATAATCACAAACTACAATATTGAATTTGATAGCATTTGTTCTCCAGCACTTGGTGGAATTTTAGCTGGCTATGAATTAGCAAGAGCTTGCAACAAACGCTTTATTTTCACAGAGCGCGTTGATGGCATAATGACTCTTAGACGCGGATTTGAAATTCAAAAAGATGAAAAATTTATTGTGTGCGAAGATATTATAACAACAGGTGGTTCAGCACTTGAAAGCGCTAAAATCATAGAAAAACTGGGAGGGAAAGTAGTCGCTTTTGCAGCATTGGCAAATCGTGGTTTTTGTTCGGTCAAAAATTTGAATAATCCAAGATTAGATACTGCTAAATTACCAGAAAATTTACCACTTTTTACCTTGGGTAATTTTGACTTTGAAATCTATGAAGCAAATATTTGTCCTCTTTGTAAAAATGGTAGTCAAGCTATTAAACCGGGTAGTCGTGGCAATTAAAAATCATAATGAAAACAAAGGCAAAATTAGCATCTCGTTTTTTACGTTTTAAAGCTTTTTTGATAGATATTTTTTTATTATATGTGCCAATCTTATATTTATTTTATTTTATTTTAGGTTCCAAAGAAGCTTTTTTAAATAATCAGTTCATCGTTTTTTTTTGCTCTTTTGTATTTGGTCTTATTCAAGCTATATTTTTAGCTAAAAAAGCTCAAAGTCCTGGATTTAAAGCCTATGATTTATATTTAATCAATATAAAAACAGGAAAAAAATTAAATTTTTTTCAAATAATATTTAGATATATT comes from the Campylobacter insulaenigrae NCTC 12927 genome and includes:
- the pyrE gene encoding orotate phosphoribosyltransferase, giving the protein MNLEQIYKDCGAYLQGHFLLSSGKHSEFYLQSAKVLESPKLAGKLCDELAKIITNYNIEFDSICSPALGGILAGYELARACNKRFIFTERVDGIMTLRRGFEIQKDEKFIVCEDIITTGGSALESAKIIEKLGGKVVAFAALANRGFCSVKNLNNPRLDTAKLPENLPLFTLGNFDFEIYEANICPLCKNGSQAIKPGSRGN
- a CDS encoding RDD family protein, translating into MKTKAKLASRFLRFKAFLIDIFLLYVPILYLFYFILGSKEAFLNNQFIVFFCSFVFGLIQAIFLAKKAQSPGFKAYDLYLINIKTGKKLNFFQIIFRYIIFIVSFGLLIGFIVSFLRKDTLALHDVLSQSIIVVRIKNE